Proteins from one Daphnia pulicaria isolate SC F1-1A chromosome 3, SC_F0-13Bv2, whole genome shotgun sequence genomic window:
- the LOC124329072 gene encoding eukaryotic translation initiation factor 2A-like isoform X2 yields the protein MMSSTPTPFISCRGTHGVQVFEGTHFQPVEEFKNESSKTCRLAMWSTDGKYLAWANGSVVSVAETEKWSVIATFPKPKTSGLQFSPKGNFLVTWEPYQVTKDIPVNTPNLHIWNLQTKQSVKSYVQKNHSKWEPSWSKDEKLLSRNLNLELQVYEVDKMDSISQRSDASLKISDYSTSPGYSPYFFLCYIQGSKGQPSFAKLFKYPNLNPSGLVASKSFFQGDRVEMKWSKPGNCVLLMTSTDVDTSGASYYGKQTLHFLDVKGTSAMVQLPRDGPIYSVEWNPNGTEFCVVYGFMPAKATLYDLKCEAKFDFGTGPRNSSFYNPLGNILLLGGFGNLQGKIEIWDTQTLKLISPMDAPDTTHLQWSPDGQHFMTSTTAPRLRVSNGFKIWHYSGGLLFEHNIQSPNELWEATWQPMPDGYLKDFKVSTKKVAGIKPSQPQVSKELYRPPGARGTSAILKFLEEREAPSNPKAVKPGPSQVKPNKRNERKIKKAAAEKSSVPVESSPPIDTTGITSDVQFELTGDETTDKKLKDLKKKLDQIARLKAEQSAGKKLEVNQVEKIQKESELTKQLMELSLKKK from the exons ATGATGAGTTCAACACCTACTCCTTTCATTTCCT GTCGAGGAACCCATGGAGTCCAAGTCTTTGAAGGGACACATTTCCAACCTGttgaagaatttaaaaatgaatccaGTAAAACTTGCAGGCTGGCTATGTGGAGCACAGACGGGAAATATTTAGCATGGGCTAATGGATCAGT tgTTAGTGTTGCTGAAACAGAGAAATGGAGTGTAATTGCTACATTTCCAAAACCGAAAACATCTGGATTGCAATTTTCCCCTAAAGGAAATTTCCTTGTAACATGGGAGCCTTATCAAG TTACAAAGGACATACCAGTTAATACTCCAAACCTGCATATTTGGAATCTTCAGACCAAACAAAGTGTCAAATCTTATGTTCAAAAAAACCATTCTAAATG GGAGCCATCCTGGAGTAAGGATGAAAAACTGTTGTCCCGTAACCTGAATCTTGAGCTTCAAGTGTATGAAGTTGATAAAATGGATTCCATCAGTCAAAGATCTGATGCAAGTCTCAAGATTAGTGATTACTCAACATCTCCAGGGTATTCTCCATATTTCTTCCTCTGTTATATCCAAG GTTCTAAGGGTCAGCCTTCATTTGCCAAGCTGTTCAAATATCCAAACCTAAATCCATCTGGATTGGTCGCTTCCAAAAGTTTCTTTCAAGGTGATCGTGTTGAAATGAAGTGGAGCAAACCAGGAAATTGTGTTTTGCTTATGACATCAACTGATGTTGATACTTCTGGAGCATCTTATTATGGAaaacaaacattacatttcCTTGACGTGAAAGGCACATCGGCAATGGTCCAACTGC CTAGAGATGGACCAATTTATTCAGTTGAGTGGAATCCAAACGGAACCGAGTTTTGTGTCGTTTACGGATTCATGCCTGCGAAAGCCACACTATATGATTTGAAGTGTGAGGCCAAGTTTGATTTTGGTACTGGCCCGCGGAATTCGAGTTTTTACAACCCTTTGGGGAACA ttcttcttcttggtggttttggtaaCCTTCAGGGCAAGATTGAAATTTGGGACACACAAACACTGAAACTAATATCACCAATGGATGCTCCTGATACAACTCACTTACAATGGAGTCCTGATGGACAACATTTCATGACTTCGACAACTGCTCCACGACTTCGGGTGAGCAATGG TTTCAAAATCTGGCATTACAGCGGCGGATTGCTGTTTGAACATAATATTCAGTCTCCTAATGAGCTGTGGGAAGCAACTTGGCAGCCCATGCCAGATGGTTATTTAAAAGATTTCAAGGTTTCCACAAAAAAAGTGGCTGGTATCAAACCATCTCAACCTCAAG ttTCAAAAGAACTTTATCGACCTCCGGGTGCACGAGGAACAAGCGcaatcttgaaatttttagaagaaaGGGAGGCTCCGTCTAATCCAAAGGCTGTGAAAccag GACCGAGTCAAGTTAAACCAAATAAACGCAATGAACGTAAAATCAAGAAAGCGGCAGCTGAAAAATCCTCAGTCCCAGTCGAGAGTTCGCCTCCTATAGATACAACAGGAATTACGTCTGATGTCCAATTTGAACTTACTGGAGACGAAACAACTGATAAAAAGCTAAAGGACCTTAAGAAG AAGCTTGACCAGATCGCACGTCTGAAAGCTGAACAGTCCGCCGGAAAGAAATTGGAGGTAAATCAAGTCGAGAAGATTCAGAAAGAAAGCGAATTAACGAAGCAGTTGATGGAATTGTCTCTGAAAAAGAAGTGA
- the LOC124329072 gene encoding eukaryotic translation initiation factor 2A-like isoform X1: MMSSTPTPFISCRGTHGVQVFEGTHFQPVEEFKNESSKTCRLAMWSTDGKYLAWANGSVVSVAETEKWSVIATFPKPKTSGLQFSPKGNFLVTWEPYQVTKDIPVNTPNLHIWNLQTKQSVKSYVQKNHSKWEPSWSKDEKLLSRNLNLELQVYEVDKMDSISQRSDASLKISDYSTSPGYSPYFFLCYIQGSKGQPSFAKLFKYPNLNPSGLVASKSFFQGDRVEMKWSKPGNCVLLMTSTDVDTSGASYYGKQTLHFLDVKGTSAMVQLPRDGPIYSVEWNPNGTEFCVVYGFMPAKATLYDLKCEAKFDFGTGPRNSSFYNPLGNILLLGGFGNLQGKIEIWDTQTLKLISPMDAPDTTHLQWSPDGQHFMTSTTAPRLRVSNGFKIWHYSGGLLFEHNIQSPNELWEATWQPMPDGYLKDFKVSTKKVAGIKPSQPQVSKELYRPPGARGTSAILKFLEEREAPSNPKAVKPVEKGPSQVKPNKRNERKIKKAAAEKSSVPVESSPPIDTTGITSDVQFELTGDETTDKKLKDLKKKLDQIARLKAEQSAGKKLEVNQVEKIQKESELTKQLMELSLKKK, from the exons ATGATGAGTTCAACACCTACTCCTTTCATTTCCT GTCGAGGAACCCATGGAGTCCAAGTCTTTGAAGGGACACATTTCCAACCTGttgaagaatttaaaaatgaatccaGTAAAACTTGCAGGCTGGCTATGTGGAGCACAGACGGGAAATATTTAGCATGGGCTAATGGATCAGT tgTTAGTGTTGCTGAAACAGAGAAATGGAGTGTAATTGCTACATTTCCAAAACCGAAAACATCTGGATTGCAATTTTCCCCTAAAGGAAATTTCCTTGTAACATGGGAGCCTTATCAAG TTACAAAGGACATACCAGTTAATACTCCAAACCTGCATATTTGGAATCTTCAGACCAAACAAAGTGTCAAATCTTATGTTCAAAAAAACCATTCTAAATG GGAGCCATCCTGGAGTAAGGATGAAAAACTGTTGTCCCGTAACCTGAATCTTGAGCTTCAAGTGTATGAAGTTGATAAAATGGATTCCATCAGTCAAAGATCTGATGCAAGTCTCAAGATTAGTGATTACTCAACATCTCCAGGGTATTCTCCATATTTCTTCCTCTGTTATATCCAAG GTTCTAAGGGTCAGCCTTCATTTGCCAAGCTGTTCAAATATCCAAACCTAAATCCATCTGGATTGGTCGCTTCCAAAAGTTTCTTTCAAGGTGATCGTGTTGAAATGAAGTGGAGCAAACCAGGAAATTGTGTTTTGCTTATGACATCAACTGATGTTGATACTTCTGGAGCATCTTATTATGGAaaacaaacattacatttcCTTGACGTGAAAGGCACATCGGCAATGGTCCAACTGC CTAGAGATGGACCAATTTATTCAGTTGAGTGGAATCCAAACGGAACCGAGTTTTGTGTCGTTTACGGATTCATGCCTGCGAAAGCCACACTATATGATTTGAAGTGTGAGGCCAAGTTTGATTTTGGTACTGGCCCGCGGAATTCGAGTTTTTACAACCCTTTGGGGAACA ttcttcttcttggtggttttggtaaCCTTCAGGGCAAGATTGAAATTTGGGACACACAAACACTGAAACTAATATCACCAATGGATGCTCCTGATACAACTCACTTACAATGGAGTCCTGATGGACAACATTTCATGACTTCGACAACTGCTCCACGACTTCGGGTGAGCAATGG TTTCAAAATCTGGCATTACAGCGGCGGATTGCTGTTTGAACATAATATTCAGTCTCCTAATGAGCTGTGGGAAGCAACTTGGCAGCCCATGCCAGATGGTTATTTAAAAGATTTCAAGGTTTCCACAAAAAAAGTGGCTGGTATCAAACCATCTCAACCTCAAG ttTCAAAAGAACTTTATCGACCTCCGGGTGCACGAGGAACAAGCGcaatcttgaaatttttagaagaaaGGGAGGCTCCGTCTAATCCAAAGGCTGTGAAAccag TTGAAAAAGGACCGAGTCAAGTTAAACCAAATAAACGCAATGAACGTAAAATCAAGAAAGCGGCAGCTGAAAAATCCTCAGTCCCAGTCGAGAGTTCGCCTCCTATAGATACAACAGGAATTACGTCTGATGTCCAATTTGAACTTACTGGAGACGAAACAACTGATAAAAAGCTAAAGGACCTTAAGAAG AAGCTTGACCAGATCGCACGTCTGAAAGCTGAACAGTCCGCCGGAAAGAAATTGGAGGTAAATCAAGTCGAGAAGATTCAGAAAGAAAGCGAATTAACGAAGCAGTTGATGGAATTGTCTCTGAAAAAGAAGTGA
- the LOC124329041 gene encoding autophagy-related protein 9A-like, whose amino-acid sequence MKNSAGKHSQFLEGEEDNSNETVLIHVVPENKSRWNHIEDLDSFFSRVYFYHQQHGFLCMMLQECFELLQFAFIVGFSSFLLQCVNYKILFRDEFTVNSTSKITLSDVVESPGECVSSFSLTMWICIFIALFCWILRLIGVIYHFFQYSEIRYFYQSALQIGDQDLENLTWHEVQQRVRKAQQEYQMCIHKAELTELDIYHRILRFKNYFVAMVNKSILPLKFKAPLVGETLFLSRGLKYNIEFLLFWGPWAPFDNSWHLREEYKSVNQRRELAKDLSKVIGYIGILNFVLAPLVLLWQLLYAFFNYAEVVKREPGSLGARRWSLYGRLYLRHFNELDHELQARLSRAYRPATHYLSGFSSNLVAIFARNFAFLAGAILAVLVLLTVYDEDVITVEHVLTIMTVLGAVVAGCRVLIPEENIVWCPESLMETILTQVHYLPAEWKDKAHTHEVRLGLSRLFQYKAVYLLEELISPIVTPFILYFGLRPKAQEIVDFLRQFTVEVVGVGDVCSFAQLDLHKHGQAKWHACLSQTSDERRNSFQESLPVVENDIEAEDGKIELSLIHFALTNPEWRPPEAAEEFLTALRSLVQNELIENPLIQRSMLSPNRGIPSIVHSLARSCSLVPTSNETLRSKNYSLIGRGISKHEGPLGSRAIIENSSYIGGCGVNDASYSDSGLEGLAVAEPVAANMALSTLLLRDIQNQYRRSQPVRNTQLGGMPGIRESPDEDINADPVEVASAAFSAAVTSLSSRSRTLNSK is encoded by the exons atgaaaaattcagcAGGGAAACACAGTCAGTTTcttgaaggagaagaagataaCAGCAATGAAACTGTGTTGATTCATGTGGTTCCTGAAAATAAAT cAAGGTGGAATCATATAGAAGACCtggattcatttttttcacgtGTTTACTTTTATCATCAGCAACATGGATTTCTCTGTATGATGTTACAGGAGTGCTTCGAACTTTTACAGTTTGCATTCATAGTGgggttttcttcgtttttgctGCAATGTGTGAActacaaaattttattcag GGATGAGTTTACAGTCAACAGCACATCAAAAATAACT tTATCAGATGTGGTTGAAAGCCCAGGGGAATGTGTGTCTTCTTTCAGTCTAACAATGtggatttgtatttttattgcatTGTTCTGCTGGATATTACGACTTATTGGTGTTATctaccatttttttcaatattctgaaattcgttatttttatCAATCAGCTCTACAAATTG GTGACCAAGATCTCGAAAACTTAACTTGGCACGAAGTTCAACAGAGAGTAAGAAAAGCTCAGCAGGAGTACCAGATGTGTATTCATAAAGCCGAGCTAACGGAACTTGATATCTATCATCGAATACTAAG gtTTAAGAATTACTTTGTCGCAATGGTCAACAAGTCCATCCTCCCACTAAAGTTTAAGGCGCCACTTGTTGGAGAAACATTATTTCTTAGTCGAGGACTGAAGTATAATATTGAATTTCTTCTATTCTGGGGTCCTTGGGCTCCTTTTGACAACAGTTGGCATTTGCGTGAAGAGTACAAAAGTGTTAACCAGCGAAGAGAGTTGGCCAAAGATTTATCAAAAGTAATTGGATATATAg GCATCCTTAATTTCGTGTTGGCTCCGTTGGTATTGCTATGGCAACTACTCTATGCTTTCTTCAATTACGCCGAAGTTGTGAAAAGAGAGCCCGGAAGCCTTGGCGCTCGCAGGTGGTCACTTTATGGGAGATTATATTTGCGGCATTTCAATGAACTAGATCACGAGTTACAA GCCCGTCTAAGTAGAGCTTATCGACCGGCTACTCATTACCTTTCTGGCTTTTCTTCTAACTTGGTAGCTATCTTTGCGCGGAATTTCGCTTTCTTGGCGGGTGCCATTTTGGCAGTTTTAGTTCTGTTGACTGTTTACGATGAAGACGTTATTACGGTGGAGCATGTGCTCACCATAATGACCGTTCTTGGTGCCGTGGTTGCGG GATGTCGAGTTTTGATTCCCGAAGAAAATATTGTATGGTGTCCCGAAAGCCTTATGGAGACTATTTTAACCCAAGTTCACTACTTACCCGCTGAATGGAAAGATAAGGCCCATACACACGAG GTACGCTTAGGTCTATCGAGGTTGTTCCAATACAAAGCTGTGTATCTTCTTGAGGAGCTCATATCTCCCATAGTTACACCATTCATTCTATATTTTGGGCTTCGACCTAAAGCCCAGGAGATAGTCGACTTTTTGCGACAATTTACGGTAGAGGTTGTTGGGGTCGGCGATGTTTGTTCATTTGCTCAATTGGATCTACACAAGCATGGACAGGCAAAGTGGCATGCTTGTTTAAGTCAGACATCggatgaaagaagaaattcatTTCAAGAATCTCTGCCAGTTGTTGAAAATGATATAGAA gCGGAAGATGGGAAAATTGAACTATCTCTTATACATTTCGCCCTGACTAATCCTGAATGGCGTCCTCCTGAAGCGGCCGAAGAATTTTTAACAGCATTGAGAAGTTTAGTTCAAAATGAGCTTATTGAAAATCCCTTAATTCAGCGTAGCATGTTATCACCAA ATAGAGGCATTCCTTCAATTGTACACAGCTTAGCGAGATCTTGCAGCTTAGTTCCCACTTCGAATGAAACTTTGCgatcaaaaaattattcattgaTTGGACGCGGAATTTCTAAACACGAAGGTCCGTTAGGTTCTCGTGCCATCATTGAAAACAGTTCTTACATCGGAGG TTGTGGTGTCAACGATGCTTCTTATTCGGATTCGGGATTGGAAGGATTAGCTGTTGCCGAACCGGTTGCTGCCAATATGGCTCTTTCCACTCTATTGCTTCGAGATATCCAGAACCAATACAGACGAAGTCAACCAGTCCGAAATACACAACTTGGGGGAATGCCTGGAATACGAGAATCCCCGGATGAAGATATCAATGCTGACCCTGTTGAAGTTGCGTCAGCAGCTTTCTCTGCTGCAGTAACAAGTCTATCTTCCCGCAGTCGTACActgaattcgaaatga
- the LOC124329109 gene encoding uncharacterized protein LOC124329109 isoform X1 — protein MESHTEIRERRPWKIWDASRIKKRLVLASSLEELHRKGREKIDYSKEETVYLVLETDGTYVDDDEFLKWFPDNTAFLLLRAGESWTKPVQHTSGSTDQNSDGGSLKTYLLPRVVCDALTTLNIYHEPPFWKIVDNQDKITLVLHWNQRSDRGYHPNVKPTYSQDFPNARFDYNNKVPMFASHSLTGASSILKDSVAATISDKEIVDSQPINVKQSAFTASAGATFKSTLRDCNVVSGACSNVVVAHDSQAANHVAISGSSKDPQLLRSSASSAAFQHDLNKCEFHCGSLHDRGRSIQSAECHRHRIHSMSKILKSTHVHFCDDGTNVINDGVESRSSLAASRSQQHQENASGSEMEQDSSNTIEDDFENENSVTTEKLLLLTDQLCNDKHKHLTIFDLGVILERLKTKIIDVHRLEREREDLRCFRWTINATIRGEILRDLGVLYNGNYYSISESPLLSDPLSGFRDDEEERQDSL, from the exons ATGGAATCTCACACA GAAATTCGGGAGCGGCGACCCTGGAAAATATGGGATGCgtcacgaataaaaaagcgcctTGTCTTGGCTTCGTCACTTGAAGAATTGCATCGAAAAG GCCGTGAAAAGATAGACTATAGTAAAGAGGAAACTGTCTACCTGGTCCTAGAGACAGACGGTACCTATGTAGATGATGACGAATTCTTAAAGTGGTTTCCAGATAACACTGCATTTCTTCTGCTGCGAGCAGGAGAATCTTGGACAAAGCCAGTTCAACATACGTCTGGTTCTACTGACCAGAATAGTGATGGCGGTTCCTTAAAAACTTATCTTCTTCCACGTGTTGTTTGTGATGCCCTAACTACGTTAAATATTTACCATGAGCCCCCCTTTTGGAAGATTGTCGACAATCAAGATAAAATTACGTTAGTCCTTCATTGGAACCAGCGGAGTGACCGAGGTTATCACCCCAATGTCAAACCGACCTATTCACAAGACTTTCCCAATGCTAGATTTGATTACAACAATAAGGTTCCTATGTTTGCCAGTCACTCTTTGACTGGTGCTAGTTCTATACTAAAAGATTCAGTTGCTGCAACCATCAGCGACAAGGAAATCGTCGACAGTCAGCCTATAAACGTCAAACAATCTGCTTTCACTGCCAGTGCAGGCGCGACTTTCAAGTCGACTCTTAGGGATTGCAATGTAGTTTCAGGGGCTTGTTCAAATGTAGTAGTAGCCCATGACTCGCAAGCCGCCAATCACGTTGCAATTTCTGGCTCAAGTAAAGACCCCCAGCTTTTGCGTTCAAGCGCTTCTTCAGCAGCGTTCCAGCACGATTTGAATAAATGTGAATTTCACTGTGGATCACTACACGACAGAGGCCGCTCCATCCAAAGTGCCGAATGTCATCGTCATCGAATTCATTCCATGAGTAAAATTTTGAAGTCTACTCACGTTCATTTCTGTGACGACGGTACGAATGTGATTAATGATGGAGTGGAGAGCCGTTCTAGTCTCGCCGCGTCCAGATCCCAGCAGCACCAGGAGAACGCATCAGGATCGGAGATGGAGCAAGACAGCAGCAACACCATAGAAGACGATTTTGAAAACGAGAATAGCGTGACGACAGAGAAGTTGCTTCTTCTGACCGATCAGCTGTGCAATGACAAACACAAGCACTTGACCATTTTCGATCTTGGGGTCATACTTGAGAGactgaaaaccaaaataatcgATGTTCACCGATTGGAGCGCGAGCGTGAGGATCTGCGGTGTTTTCGTTGGACTATCAACGCCACAATCCGAGGTGAAATTCTGCGGGATCTCGGAGTTTTGTACAACGGgaattattattccatttctGAGAGCCCTTTATTATCTGATCCTCTGAGTGGTTTTCGGGATGACGAAGAAGAACGTCAAGATTCATTGTGA
- the LOC124329109 gene encoding uncharacterized protein LOC124329109 isoform X2, producing MPREEIRERRPWKIWDASRIKKRLVLASSLEELHRKGREKIDYSKEETVYLVLETDGTYVDDDEFLKWFPDNTAFLLLRAGESWTKPVQHTSGSTDQNSDGGSLKTYLLPRVVCDALTTLNIYHEPPFWKIVDNQDKITLVLHWNQRSDRGYHPNVKPTYSQDFPNARFDYNNKVPMFASHSLTGASSILKDSVAATISDKEIVDSQPINVKQSAFTASAGATFKSTLRDCNVVSGACSNVVVAHDSQAANHVAISGSSKDPQLLRSSASSAAFQHDLNKCEFHCGSLHDRGRSIQSAECHRHRIHSMSKILKSTHVHFCDDGTNVINDGVESRSSLAASRSQQHQENASGSEMEQDSSNTIEDDFENENSVTTEKLLLLTDQLCNDKHKHLTIFDLGVILERLKTKIIDVHRLEREREDLRCFRWTINATIRGEILRDLGVLYNGNYYSISESPLLSDPLSGFRDDEEERQDSL from the exons ATGCCGAGAGAA GAAATTCGGGAGCGGCGACCCTGGAAAATATGGGATGCgtcacgaataaaaaagcgcctTGTCTTGGCTTCGTCACTTGAAGAATTGCATCGAAAAG GCCGTGAAAAGATAGACTATAGTAAAGAGGAAACTGTCTACCTGGTCCTAGAGACAGACGGTACCTATGTAGATGATGACGAATTCTTAAAGTGGTTTCCAGATAACACTGCATTTCTTCTGCTGCGAGCAGGAGAATCTTGGACAAAGCCAGTTCAACATACGTCTGGTTCTACTGACCAGAATAGTGATGGCGGTTCCTTAAAAACTTATCTTCTTCCACGTGTTGTTTGTGATGCCCTAACTACGTTAAATATTTACCATGAGCCCCCCTTTTGGAAGATTGTCGACAATCAAGATAAAATTACGTTAGTCCTTCATTGGAACCAGCGGAGTGACCGAGGTTATCACCCCAATGTCAAACCGACCTATTCACAAGACTTTCCCAATGCTAGATTTGATTACAACAATAAGGTTCCTATGTTTGCCAGTCACTCTTTGACTGGTGCTAGTTCTATACTAAAAGATTCAGTTGCTGCAACCATCAGCGACAAGGAAATCGTCGACAGTCAGCCTATAAACGTCAAACAATCTGCTTTCACTGCCAGTGCAGGCGCGACTTTCAAGTCGACTCTTAGGGATTGCAATGTAGTTTCAGGGGCTTGTTCAAATGTAGTAGTAGCCCATGACTCGCAAGCCGCCAATCACGTTGCAATTTCTGGCTCAAGTAAAGACCCCCAGCTTTTGCGTTCAAGCGCTTCTTCAGCAGCGTTCCAGCACGATTTGAATAAATGTGAATTTCACTGTGGATCACTACACGACAGAGGCCGCTCCATCCAAAGTGCCGAATGTCATCGTCATCGAATTCATTCCATGAGTAAAATTTTGAAGTCTACTCACGTTCATTTCTGTGACGACGGTACGAATGTGATTAATGATGGAGTGGAGAGCCGTTCTAGTCTCGCCGCGTCCAGATCCCAGCAGCACCAGGAGAACGCATCAGGATCGGAGATGGAGCAAGACAGCAGCAACACCATAGAAGACGATTTTGAAAACGAGAATAGCGTGACGACAGAGAAGTTGCTTCTTCTGACCGATCAGCTGTGCAATGACAAACACAAGCACTTGACCATTTTCGATCTTGGGGTCATACTTGAGAGactgaaaaccaaaataatcgATGTTCACCGATTGGAGCGCGAGCGTGAGGATCTGCGGTGTTTTCGTTGGACTATCAACGCCACAATCCGAGGTGAAATTCTGCGGGATCTCGGAGTTTTGTACAACGGgaattattattccatttctGAGAGCCCTTTATTATCTGATCCTCTGAGTGGTTTTCGGGATGACGAAGAAGAACGTCAAGATTCATTGTGA